From Humisphaera borealis, the proteins below share one genomic window:
- a CDS encoding sensor histidine kinase — MQSVQTNTERSARSRSHGSETSTTDTTKISSLDEASEAHAIDRLGSGFDLLEVVSEYRALRASVLRLWRDSEPDADERDVEDVTRFNESLDQSIAKTVSSYTKRVDQSRDMFLAILGHDLRNPLNSIAMSASLIPRIGHPEPEAVSFATQICSNAVQMGRMIGDLLDYTRTRLGAGMPVEPAPMDLKPLCRGLFDEFRTAHPKCTFRFFSEGDGTGDWDADRVRQAISNLLGNAVQHGDASAPIELRLTGVDNEVSVAIHNGGSPIPPGELAKIFDPLVRGSSGDHPVKNRPGSIGLGLYIAREVAKSHGGSIEVVSTRDAGTNFTIRLPRQSSVSHGQPILDTTKIQTM; from the coding sequence ATGCAGTCCGTGCAGACCAACACCGAGCGGTCGGCCCGGTCACGAAGCCACGGCTCTGAAACGTCGACTACCGATACGACGAAGATCTCATCCCTCGACGAAGCTTCGGAAGCACACGCCATCGACCGACTGGGGTCAGGCTTCGATTTGCTTGAAGTCGTCTCCGAATACCGGGCCTTGCGCGCCAGCGTGCTGCGTCTTTGGCGCGACAGTGAGCCGGATGCGGATGAGCGGGACGTTGAAGACGTTACACGGTTCAATGAGTCCCTCGACCAGTCGATTGCCAAGACCGTCAGCAGTTACACAAAGAGGGTCGACCAGTCGCGGGATATGTTCCTGGCAATCCTGGGCCACGACCTGCGCAACCCGTTGAACTCCATCGCGATGTCGGCCTCGCTGATTCCCCGAATTGGGCATCCTGAGCCGGAAGCGGTGAGCTTTGCGACACAAATCTGCAGCAACGCCGTTCAGATGGGCCGAATGATCGGCGATCTGCTGGATTACACCCGCACGCGCCTGGGTGCCGGGATGCCTGTCGAACCGGCGCCTATGGACCTTAAACCGCTGTGCCGCGGACTATTCGACGAGTTCCGCACGGCCCATCCGAAGTGCACGTTCCGCTTTTTTTCTGAAGGCGATGGGACCGGCGACTGGGACGCCGACCGTGTTCGACAGGCGATTTCCAATCTGCTGGGCAACGCCGTTCAGCACGGCGACGCCAGCGCCCCGATCGAGCTTCGGCTGACGGGCGTCGACAATGAGGTCTCCGTCGCGATCCACAACGGCGGCTCGCCCATTCCGCCGGGCGAACTTGCAAAGATCTTCGATCCGCTTGTTCGCGGCTCCAGCGGCGACCACCCTGTGAAGAATCGTCCGGGCAGCATCGGCCTGGGCCTGTATATCGCTCGCGAGGTCGCCAAGTCTCATGGCGGGTCGATCGAGGTCGTCTCCACCCGCGACGCCGGCACCAACTTTACCATCCGCCTG